From one Microbacter margulisiae genomic stretch:
- a CDS encoding oxaloacetate decarboxylase: MSREIKFSLVYRDMWQSSGKYVPRVDQLKQIAPVIVDMGCFARVETNGGAFEQVNLLFGENPNKAVREWTKPFNEAGIQTHMLERGLNGLRMYPVPADVRQLFFKVKKAQGTNISRSFCGLNDTRNLELSVKYAKEANMISQVALCITNSPIHTVDYYMNVVEKVVDFGCDEICLKDMAGIGRPAFLGNLVTAIKKRHPQILVQYHGHTGPGFSVASMLEVARAGADILDVAMEPLSWGMVHPDIITIQAMLKDAGFLVPDINMKAYMETRSLTQSFIDDFLGYFIDPGNKAMTSLLVGCGLPGGMMGSMMADLKGMHNAINMSLRAQKKNEVSLNELVVLLFQEVEYIWPMLGYPPLVTPFSQYVKNIALMNVMHLLKGEPRWSTIDKNAWDMILGKTGKLPGELAPEIKDLVKKNGMEFYTGNPQDAFPNELDKYRKEMQENGWDFGEDDEELFELAMHDRQYRDYRNGSAKKRFEQELEAAKAKAGAPIVVTRPVVEVPKIDINTVLAEHPNAKPIQATVKGQVIWQYDVEDTSSAPHIGDTINENGTLCFVQAFYGPEAVKSSFNGKIIATYPKQGDLVQKDEIIAFVE; encoded by the coding sequence ATGTCACGCGAAATAAAATTCAGCTTAGTTTATCGCGATATGTGGCAATCATCAGGAAAGTATGTGCCACGAGTCGATCAATTAAAACAAATTGCCCCTGTAATTGTTGATATGGGATGTTTTGCCCGTGTTGAAACAAATGGAGGCGCTTTTGAGCAAGTAAACCTTCTTTTTGGGGAAAATCCAAACAAAGCCGTACGCGAATGGACAAAACCATTCAATGAGGCTGGCATTCAAACTCATATGTTGGAAAGAGGATTAAACGGCTTACGAATGTATCCTGTTCCGGCAGATGTCCGTCAACTCTTCTTCAAAGTCAAAAAGGCTCAAGGGACAAATATCTCCCGTTCTTTTTGTGGACTGAATGATACACGAAATCTGGAATTGTCTGTAAAATATGCAAAAGAGGCCAACATGATTTCCCAAGTGGCTCTTTGTATCACCAATTCACCTATTCATACCGTCGATTATTACATGAATGTGGTTGAAAAAGTGGTTGATTTCGGGTGCGACGAAATTTGTTTAAAGGATATGGCGGGAATCGGACGTCCTGCTTTTTTAGGCAATCTTGTCACTGCAATCAAAAAACGTCATCCTCAGATACTGGTACAATATCACGGCCACACTGGCCCTGGATTTTCGGTAGCATCTATGCTCGAAGTAGCCCGTGCAGGCGCTGACATTCTTGATGTTGCCATGGAACCGTTATCATGGGGAATGGTTCACCCGGATATCATCACCATCCAGGCTATGTTAAAAGATGCCGGATTCCTTGTGCCTGATATTAACATGAAAGCTTACATGGAAACCCGCTCTTTAACCCAGTCGTTTATAGATGACTTTTTAGGATATTTCATTGATCCGGGAAACAAAGCAATGACCTCTCTTTTGGTAGGATGTGGCTTACCTGGCGGCATGATGGGATCTATGATGGCAGACCTGAAAGGCATGCATAATGCAATCAACATGTCATTACGGGCACAAAAGAAAAATGAAGTATCCCTGAATGAATTAGTCGTTTTACTCTTCCAGGAAGTAGAATATATATGGCCGATGCTTGGCTATCCTCCCTTGGTAACTCCATTTAGCCAATATGTAAAGAACATTGCTTTAATGAATGTTATGCATCTTTTGAAAGGAGAACCTCGTTGGAGTACGATTGACAAAAATGCATGGGATATGATTTTAGGTAAAACCGGTAAATTACCGGGAGAACTAGCTCCTGAAATCAAAGATCTGGTAAAGAAAAACGGGATGGAATTTTACACCGGCAATCCACAGGATGCATTCCCGAACGAACTCGATAAATACCGTAAGGAAATGCAGGAAAACGGATGGGATTTTGGCGAAGATGACGAAGAGCTATTTGAATTAGCAATGCATGACCGCCAATACCGTGACTATCGTAATGGATCCGCAAAGAAACGTTTCGAACAAGAACTCGAAGCCGCCAAAGCAAAAGCCGGAGCTCCGATTGTCGTCACACGCCCTGTTGTTGAAGTGCCAAAAATTGATATCAATACGGTTTTGGCTGAACATCCAAATGCCAAACCTATTCAGGCAACCGTCAAAGGACAGGTTATATGGCAGTATGATGTGGAAGACACCTCTTCCGCACCTCACATTGGCGACACAATCAACGAAAATGGTACCTTATGCTTCGTACAGGCTTTTTATGGACCTGAAGCTGTAAAATCATCATTCAACGGAAAGATTATTGCAACATACCCTAAACAAGGGGACCTGGTACAAAAAGACGAAATTATTGCCTTTGTAGAATAA
- a CDS encoding alpha-L-rhamnosidase: MCRSHVFSFRLLWAGVLFFSMAGTSWSKVEVSHLTCEYRNNPIGIDALQPRLSWQITSDETNVVQTAYQLRFFTKNSDLAHQHKLLWDSGKVISDHSILVAYHGPALNSGERVYWQVRVWDNHHHVSSWSVPSFWEIGLLHPSDWVAKWISAPWKIDSLHAQPCPYFRKEFPASKKVVSARICITSLGLYDLFLNGAKVGDQLFTPGWTSYNKRLQYQVYDVTPLIKDHNAIGVILDDGWYRGGLTWDQRRNVYGNELGLLCQLQIKYADGTTQTVISDGSWKVSTGPIISSEIYNGETYDARLEMPGWAQPNFVDHGWQDVKLLHHTYADLVASDGVPVQAIQTIIPKRIIITPKGETVFDMGQNMTGWVKLRVKGDAGDTIQLKFAEVLDKAGNFYTANLRSAKATDCFILKNGQEETFEPHFTYHGFRYVKVTGLKSSPNLNQITGIVIHSAIQPTGTFSCSDSLVNQLQHNIQWSQVDNFLDVPTDCPQRDERLGWTGDAEVFSPTATFNFDVAPFYTKWLKDVAADQLKNGLVPDVIPDVLNGQGGTAGWADVSVVIPWNVYLAYGDKRILKAQYNSMKAWVDYINRRAGSKHLWEGDWQYGDWLAFATNQSDYPGATTDKNLIATAYFAHSSFLVSQVASILGKETDALKYQQLFDSIKEAFNREYVTPNGRLMSNTQTAYVLALAFDLLPNAAKKQAANYLAEDVRSFGHITTGFLGTPRICEVLTQTGHPDLAYRLLMRKEYPSWLYPVTRGATTIWERWDGIKPDGTFQDVGMNSFNHYAYGAVGEWLYRYVAGLNLDPSEPGYHHILFHPFPGGALAYATARLNTMYGEALSEWKIKNDTMVYHIIIPANTTGRVWLPEALTDQVKVSVINNLHKNQTVSPTCKFVQQNKCVTVDLGSGDYVFTYPFPRK; encoded by the coding sequence ATGTGTCGCAGTCATGTTTTTTCATTTCGGTTGCTGTGGGCAGGAGTCTTATTCTTTTCCATGGCAGGGACAAGCTGGTCAAAAGTAGAAGTTTCTCATTTGACATGTGAGTATCGTAATAATCCTATTGGGATCGACGCCCTCCAACCCCGCTTAAGCTGGCAGATAACGTCTGACGAAACCAATGTTGTACAAACGGCATATCAACTGCGGTTCTTTACAAAAAATTCTGATTTAGCCCATCAACACAAATTACTTTGGGATTCAGGGAAGGTGATATCTGACCATTCAATATTAGTGGCATATCATGGACCGGCTTTGAACTCAGGAGAACGTGTCTATTGGCAAGTGCGCGTATGGGATAATCATCATCATGTGAGCTCCTGGAGCGTTCCTTCTTTTTGGGAAATAGGATTGCTTCATCCTTCGGACTGGGTTGCAAAATGGATTAGCGCTCCCTGGAAGATAGATTCATTGCATGCACAACCATGTCCTTATTTCCGGAAAGAGTTTCCGGCGAGCAAAAAAGTGGTCTCCGCCCGTATTTGTATTACTTCGTTAGGATTGTATGATCTTTTCCTGAATGGAGCAAAAGTTGGCGATCAACTTTTCACTCCGGGATGGACAAGCTATAACAAACGGCTTCAATATCAGGTTTATGACGTCACTCCTCTGATTAAGGATCATAATGCCATTGGCGTTATTCTTGACGATGGTTGGTATCGCGGAGGACTTACATGGGATCAACGCCGTAATGTATATGGAAACGAGTTGGGGCTGTTGTGTCAACTGCAGATTAAATATGCAGATGGGACAACCCAGACCGTGATTTCGGATGGCAGTTGGAAAGTCTCGACAGGCCCCATTATCTCTTCGGAGATTTATAATGGGGAAACCTATGATGCCCGTTTAGAAATGCCGGGTTGGGCACAACCCAATTTTGTCGATCATGGCTGGCAGGATGTCAAATTACTTCATCATACTTATGCTGATCTCGTCGCTTCTGACGGAGTGCCGGTACAAGCTATTCAAACCATTATCCCTAAAAGAATTATAATTACGCCAAAGGGAGAAACCGTGTTTGACATGGGGCAAAATATGACGGGATGGGTAAAGTTACGCGTAAAAGGAGATGCAGGAGATACGATTCAATTAAAGTTTGCTGAAGTATTGGATAAGGCCGGCAATTTTTACACAGCCAATCTACGTAGTGCCAAAGCAACAGATTGTTTTATCCTGAAGAATGGTCAGGAAGAAACTTTTGAACCTCATTTTACCTATCACGGGTTCAGGTATGTCAAAGTTACAGGGTTAAAAAGCTCTCCTAACCTTAACCAAATCACAGGAATTGTGATTCATTCTGCCATACAGCCGACGGGAACTTTTTCATGTTCCGATTCGCTAGTCAATCAATTACAACACAACATTCAATGGAGTCAGGTAGATAATTTTCTGGATGTTCCTACCGATTGTCCTCAACGTGATGAACGTTTGGGGTGGACGGGAGATGCTGAGGTATTCAGCCCTACCGCCACCTTTAATTTCGATGTAGCTCCTTTTTATACCAAATGGCTAAAAGATGTGGCTGCCGATCAACTGAAAAACGGATTAGTTCCTGATGTAATTCCTGATGTATTAAATGGCCAGGGCGGAACTGCCGGATGGGCTGATGTATCTGTCGTTATCCCATGGAATGTATATCTGGCCTATGGAGATAAACGAATTCTTAAAGCACAATATAACAGCATGAAGGCATGGGTGGATTATATAAATAGAAGGGCTGGCAGTAAACATCTTTGGGAAGGAGACTGGCAATATGGAGACTGGTTGGCTTTTGCTACGAACCAGTCTGATTACCCGGGAGCAACAACAGATAAAAACCTGATTGCCACTGCCTACTTTGCTCATTCATCATTCCTTGTCAGTCAGGTTGCCTCCATATTAGGGAAAGAAACTGATGCATTAAAGTATCAGCAATTGTTTGACAGTATAAAGGAAGCGTTCAACCGGGAATATGTAACCCCCAATGGAAGATTAATGTCAAACACACAAACGGCATATGTTTTGGCATTGGCATTTGATTTGTTGCCAAATGCTGCAAAAAAGCAAGCTGCTAATTACCTAGCAGAAGATGTACGGAGTTTTGGACACATTACTACCGGTTTTCTTGGGACTCCGCGCATTTGCGAGGTGCTGACACAAACCGGACATCCGGACTTAGCCTATAGGTTACTCATGAGGAAAGAGTACCCTTCGTGGTTGTATCCTGTGACACGAGGAGCAACAACCATATGGGAGCGGTGGGATGGAATAAAACCGGATGGGACATTCCAGGATGTTGGGATGAATAGTTTCAATCATTATGCTTATGGGGCGGTAGGAGAGTGGCTCTATCGTTATGTGGCAGGGCTGAATCTGGATCCGTCAGAGCCCGGATATCATCATATTCTTTTTCATCCTTTTCCCGGAGGAGCATTGGCTTATGCCACTGCCCGGCTAAATACTATGTACGGAGAAGCCTTGTCGGAATGGAAGATTAAAAATGATACGATGGTTTATCATATAATCATCCCCGCCAACACAACAGGAAGGGTGTGGCTTCCGGAAGCTTTAACGGATCAGGTAAAAGTATCGGTTATTAATAATTTGCATAAAAATCAGACAGTGTCTCCTACCTGTAAATTCGTTCAGCAAAATAAATGCGTGACAGTTGATCTTGGATCAGGAGATTATGTATTTACATATCCTTTCCCTAGAAAATAG
- a CDS encoding MFS transporter has product MKTKTNYAQVLPVLFGFFVMGFCDVVGITSAHVKQDLLGSYSPEFRDTLSNMIPVALFSMFLIFSVPTGILMNHIGRKKTVLLSNVLTMIAMVLPLIDYTFSIALIAFAMLGIANTILQVSLNPLLTNVIQGDKLTSSLTAGQFVKATSSFSAPFIAAFAATALGHWQYIFPIYAAITLLSTLWLMATPIKEMPTENKVNTFGSVLGILKDKNIFLFFLGILFVVGVDVGMNTASSKILMERCGLSAIVAGYGPSTYFAFRTLGTFLGAIFLAKYASSTYFKWNIIVAVLALLTLIFSHAEWMIFALFGIIGFTIANIFPIIYGMAIQRRPDKANEISGLMITGVFGGAVIPFFMGLLSDAVGSQTGAVIIILLSALYLLWLAFSENNTTEKQ; this is encoded by the coding sequence ATGAAAACCAAGACCAACTATGCACAAGTACTGCCAGTACTGTTTGGATTTTTTGTAATGGGATTTTGCGATGTAGTAGGGATCACATCAGCCCATGTAAAGCAAGACCTATTGGGGAGTTACAGTCCTGAATTCCGGGATACCCTTTCCAACATGATCCCGGTAGCCCTATTCTCGATGTTCCTGATTTTTTCCGTTCCCACGGGGATCCTGATGAACCACATCGGGAGGAAGAAGACCGTACTGTTAAGCAATGTACTCACGATGATAGCGATGGTGCTTCCCCTGATCGATTATACCTTCAGTATTGCGTTGATAGCCTTTGCCATGCTGGGGATAGCCAATACCATCCTGCAAGTATCCCTGAATCCCCTTTTGACAAACGTCATCCAGGGAGACAAACTCACCAGTAGTCTGACGGCAGGACAATTTGTCAAAGCCACGTCCTCGTTTAGCGCCCCCTTTATTGCAGCGTTTGCCGCTACCGCATTAGGGCACTGGCAATACATCTTTCCGATCTATGCAGCCATCACCCTGTTGTCCACCCTTTGGCTGATGGCTACGCCCATTAAAGAGATGCCAACAGAAAACAAGGTCAACACTTTTGGTAGTGTATTGGGAATCCTGAAAGACAAAAATATCTTCCTTTTCTTTCTGGGAATCCTGTTTGTCGTAGGTGTTGATGTAGGTATGAATACAGCCTCGTCGAAGATATTGATGGAACGCTGCGGGTTAAGCGCCATCGTAGCCGGTTATGGGCCAAGTACCTATTTTGCCTTTCGGACGTTAGGGACTTTTCTGGGAGCCATCTTTCTGGCGAAATACGCATCATCGACCTATTTCAAATGGAACATCATTGTAGCCGTTTTAGCCTTGCTAACCCTGATTTTCAGCCATGCAGAATGGATGATTTTTGCCTTGTTCGGGATTATCGGGTTTACGATAGCCAACATCTTCCCGATCATATATGGGATGGCGATACAGCGGCGACCGGATAAAGCCAATGAGATATCGGGGCTGATGATCACTGGCGTATTTGGAGGCGCGGTGATCCCCTTCTTCATGGGCTTGCTATCGGATGCAGTAGGGTCACAGACAGGAGCAGTGATTATTATTTTACTGAGCGCTTTGTATCTCCTTTGGCTGGCATTTTCAGAGAATAATACTACAGAGAAACAATAA
- a CDS encoding alpha-mannosidase, giving the protein MKRRLLILLLGGICPLLLFSQIDRRERYDLNHDKVLYTIGYSHLDSEWNWTYPTSIDEYIKNIMTENFHLFKKYPDYVFNFTGSRRYEMMKEYYPDLFKKVVYYIKQGRWYVSGSSVDEGEVNISSSESLIRQVLYGNNYFRKEFGVASEDYMLPDCFGFLANMPTIWHYCGLLGFSTQKLTWHSAAGIPFNVGVWNGPDGKGVIAALNATSYSGGVVPRLDLDPSWVARLNEDQKKYGISFDYRYYGVGDQGGAPRERDVKNVIGSLQNPDSKFKVVLTSSDQMYKDITPGIRKKLPRYTGDLLLTEHSAGSLTSEAYMKRLDRKNELLAKAAEQLASIADWEGNIPYPFATLNPAWELVLGSQFHDILPGTAIPAAYTYAWNDEFIAANGFAGVIKNSMQDLSRMLNTQGKGKSIVVYNPVAQPRQDVVNATLHYATLPENVQVYNDKGEAVPTQIIKREGQTMQILFLANVPSVGLTVYDVRPVTTPANMHTDLSVTDRTIENRYYKVTLGDNGDITSIYDKQAKKEILSAPSRLAFLHEEPTEWPSWNMDWRDRKNPPIGYMDQGATLKVIEQGPVQVGIEVKRHGMNSSITQIVSLSAGEAGKHVAISNVVDWRSQGVSLKATFPLTVSNPEATYNLGVGTIERSDNDSLKFEVPSKKWFDLTDQSGKYGVTILENCKYGSDKPNDNTLRLTLLYTPAVNPGWDWCRYQDTQDWGEHRFSYGIYGHQESWQQGLSSWEGKKFNQPLLAFEVPQHPGKLGKAISFVSANTPEVGIMAFKKMEQGDYYLIRVNELLGKDLDKAVLTLPGKIIDAYEVNGQEQRIGDATFKGDQISFPLTHYTIRSFAVKLESPTSKKPDNLEQASISLPYNQDVMSFDDNRNDGDFANGTSIPAELVPDTITYEGIHFKMGSRKDEHDNAVSCKGQSLSLPVGDYTTLYMLAAASEDTEGDFTLNQQEYPVKVQGWTGFVGQWYNREFAQNGYTVKRIDAPYSKQDEIAWFASHTHRAYPSANLAYQYCYLYAYKIRLPKGVTTIKLPDNPKIKILAITVAKGTGENITPLQPLYDDFSNSKAISIPEKVSD; this is encoded by the coding sequence ATGAAGCGTAGATTACTTATTTTATTGTTAGGGGGCATATGCCCATTGCTATTATTTTCTCAGATAGACCGGCGTGAACGGTATGATTTGAATCACGACAAGGTATTATATACCATCGGGTATTCCCATTTGGATTCGGAATGGAACTGGACATATCCCACATCTATTGATGAGTATATCAAAAACATTATGACGGAAAACTTTCATTTGTTCAAGAAGTATCCTGACTATGTTTTCAATTTTACCGGATCTCGGCGTTACGAAATGATGAAGGAGTACTATCCCGATTTATTCAAGAAAGTCGTTTATTACATTAAGCAAGGGCGTTGGTACGTATCCGGCTCTTCGGTGGACGAAGGAGAAGTTAATATTTCATCATCAGAATCACTGATCCGTCAGGTACTCTATGGGAATAATTATTTTCGGAAAGAATTTGGCGTGGCCAGTGAGGACTATATGCTCCCAGACTGTTTTGGATTTTTGGCCAACATGCCCACCATATGGCACTATTGTGGATTGTTAGGGTTTTCGACCCAAAAACTAACCTGGCATTCTGCGGCCGGTATTCCGTTTAATGTAGGCGTATGGAATGGCCCAGACGGAAAAGGCGTAATAGCAGCACTGAATGCCACCAGCTATTCTGGCGGCGTTGTCCCGCGTCTTGATCTGGATCCTTCATGGGTTGCAAGATTAAATGAAGATCAAAAAAAATATGGTATTTCATTTGATTACCGTTATTACGGAGTAGGAGATCAGGGAGGCGCTCCCCGGGAACGTGATGTGAAAAATGTGATAGGAAGCCTACAGAATCCGGACAGCAAATTCAAAGTTGTGTTGACCTCTTCCGATCAAATGTATAAAGACATTACCCCCGGGATTCGTAAAAAATTACCCCGGTACACAGGAGATCTATTGTTGACAGAACATAGTGCAGGATCACTTACTTCCGAGGCATACATGAAACGGCTCGACCGTAAAAATGAGCTACTGGCTAAGGCCGCTGAGCAACTGGCAAGCATTGCCGATTGGGAAGGCAATATCCCATATCCCTTTGCTACTTTAAACCCAGCTTGGGAATTAGTTTTAGGAAGCCAGTTTCATGACATACTCCCCGGGACGGCTATCCCCGCCGCTTACACATATGCATGGAACGATGAGTTTATTGCTGCCAACGGATTTGCAGGTGTGATAAAAAATTCGATGCAGGATCTCTCCCGGATGCTGAATACCCAGGGAAAAGGGAAAAGCATTGTCGTTTATAATCCGGTAGCACAGCCGCGGCAGGATGTTGTCAATGCCACGCTTCATTATGCTACTCTGCCTGAAAATGTTCAAGTTTATAACGATAAAGGAGAAGCTGTTCCGACGCAAATCATAAAAAGAGAAGGGCAAACCATGCAAATCCTCTTCCTGGCTAATGTCCCGTCGGTAGGATTAACTGTTTATGATGTCCGTCCGGTTACCACTCCGGCCAATATGCATACAGACCTTTCAGTTACAGACCGTACCATAGAAAACCGTTATTATAAGGTGACATTGGGCGACAATGGAGACATTACCAGTATTTACGATAAGCAAGCGAAGAAAGAGATATTGTCTGCCCCGTCCCGATTGGCTTTTTTACATGAAGAACCGACAGAATGGCCATCATGGAATATGGATTGGAGAGACCGGAAGAATCCGCCAATTGGCTATATGGATCAGGGGGCAACATTGAAAGTGATAGAGCAGGGACCGGTACAGGTCGGCATAGAGGTAAAACGCCATGGGATGAACTCCTCCATCACCCAGATAGTAAGCTTGTCTGCAGGCGAAGCCGGGAAGCACGTAGCCATATCTAATGTCGTAGACTGGCGATCCCAGGGAGTGAGTCTGAAAGCTACTTTTCCGTTGACTGTGAGCAATCCAGAAGCTACCTATAATTTAGGCGTAGGCACTATAGAAAGGAGCGATAATGATAGCCTGAAGTTTGAAGTCCCTTCCAAGAAATGGTTTGACCTGACCGACCAAAGCGGGAAATATGGCGTTACTATTTTGGAAAATTGTAAATACGGATCAGATAAGCCGAATGACAATACGCTTCGCCTGACACTGCTCTACACCCCAGCCGTTAATCCGGGTTGGGACTGGTGCCGTTACCAAGACACACAAGATTGGGGTGAGCACCGGTTTTCTTACGGTATTTATGGACACCAGGAAAGCTGGCAGCAAGGACTATCTTCATGGGAAGGGAAAAAGTTCAACCAACCCCTGCTGGCTTTCGAAGTTCCACAACATCCCGGGAAACTTGGAAAAGCAATATCCTTTGTGTCTGCTAATACGCCTGAAGTCGGTATTATGGCCTTCAAGAAGATGGAACAGGGAGATTATTATCTGATTCGGGTCAATGAACTCCTGGGAAAAGATTTGGATAAAGCCGTTCTTACCTTGCCCGGAAAGATTATCGATGCATACGAAGTTAATGGACAGGAACAACGTATCGGAGATGCAACGTTCAAAGGAGACCAAATCAGTTTCCCATTGACACACTATACCATTCGAAGTTTTGCCGTAAAACTGGAATCCCCGACAAGCAAGAAACCGGATAATCTGGAACAAGCCTCTATTTCATTGCCTTACAATCAGGACGTGATGAGTTTTGATGATAACCGCAATGATGGAGATTTTGCCAATGGAACAAGTATTCCCGCAGAGCTCGTTCCTGATACCATTACTTACGAAGGCATTCATTTCAAAATGGGAAGTCGGAAAGATGAGCATGATAATGCTGTAAGCTGCAAAGGACAAAGCCTATCACTACCTGTCGGCGATTATACCACCTTGTACATGCTGGCTGCTGCTTCTGAAGATACAGAAGGGGACTTTACCTTAAACCAACAGGAATATCCGGTTAAAGTACAGGGCTGGACAGGTTTTGTCGGGCAGTGGTATAACCGGGAATTTGCCCAAAACGGATATACGGTGAAGCGTATTGATGCACCATACTCCAAACAAGATGAGATTGCCTGGTTTGCTTCGCATACCCATAGAGCATATCCGTCAGCTAACCTGGCTTATCAATATTGTTACCTGTACGCTTATAAGATACGATTACCCAAAGGTGTTACGACCATCAAATTGCCAGATAATCCTAAAATAAAGATTTTAGCAATAACAGTTGCAAAGGGGACAGGAGAGAACATTACTCCTTTGCAGCCATTATATGATGATTTTAGCAACAGTAAGGCCATATCGATTCCAGAAAAAGTATCTGATTGA
- a CDS encoding glycoside hydrolase family 125 protein — MTTRRDFIRKSGIVLAGVALSRSMMGNTGVLESLSYKTERPPLGKRNFTSKAVEATIEQMKQKIKDPKLAWMFENCYPNTLDTTVEFSMKGGKPDTFVITGDIDAMWLRDSSAQVYPYLSLVNDDPQLSLMIEGVIRRQSYCIGLDPYANAFNKGATGSEWDSDHTKMIPQLHERKWEIDSLCYPIRLAYYYWKKTGNQTIFDQQWKYAMSRVYETFVQQQRKDGTTPYTFTRVTDKQSDTVLNNGYGSPIKPVGMICSTFRPSDDATIFSFLIPSNLFAIESLHQLAEISDKVTGDHSFAQKCRRLASEVKRAVEEYGKKRHPEYGEIYVYEADGFGNQLCMDDANVPGLLSLPYLCPFIPEGDPIYQNTRRFVWSEGNPYYFRGKAGEGIGGPHVGLGWIWPMSLIMRGITSMEKEEVAYSLQSLRDTDAGTGFIHESFWKDDARKYTRKWFAWANTMFGEFILTVDHKYPELLKRSY; from the coding sequence ATGACGACGCGAAGAGACTTTATACGCAAGAGTGGGATAGTGTTGGCAGGTGTAGCGCTGAGCCGATCGATGATGGGGAATACAGGAGTGCTGGAATCCCTGAGTTATAAGACAGAGCGTCCCCCTTTAGGCAAACGCAACTTCACGTCCAAAGCCGTGGAAGCCACCATAGAGCAGATGAAGCAAAAGATCAAAGATCCGAAACTTGCCTGGATGTTTGAGAACTGTTATCCCAATACACTGGATACGACCGTAGAATTTTCGATGAAAGGAGGGAAACCCGACACCTTTGTCATCACGGGCGATATCGATGCCATGTGGTTGCGAGACTCCTCGGCGCAAGTCTATCCCTACCTTTCGCTGGTCAATGACGATCCCCAGCTCAGCCTGATGATAGAAGGCGTGATACGGCGTCAAAGCTATTGCATAGGGCTCGATCCCTATGCCAATGCGTTCAATAAGGGGGCAACAGGCAGCGAATGGGACAGTGACCACACGAAGATGATCCCCCAGCTCCATGAAAGGAAATGGGAGATCGATTCGCTCTGCTACCCGATCCGCTTGGCCTATTACTACTGGAAGAAGACCGGCAACCAAACTATCTTCGACCAGCAATGGAAGTATGCCATGAGCCGGGTCTATGAAACCTTTGTACAACAACAACGCAAGGATGGCACCACCCCCTACACCTTTACACGGGTAACCGACAAACAAAGCGATACGGTATTAAACAACGGCTATGGCAGCCCCATCAAGCCCGTAGGGATGATCTGTTCCACCTTCCGGCCATCAGACGATGCCACGATATTCAGCTTTTTAATTCCCTCCAACCTCTTTGCCATTGAATCCTTACACCAGTTGGCGGAGATATCGGATAAAGTGACGGGTGACCATTCCTTTGCACAGAAATGCAGGAGACTGGCATCAGAAGTAAAGCGAGCCGTAGAAGAGTACGGGAAGAAACGACATCCGGAATACGGGGAAATATATGTATACGAAGCAGACGGCTTCGGGAACCAACTCTGTATGGACGATGCCAATGTTCCCGGTTTGCTATCCCTGCCTTACCTCTGCCCTTTTATTCCGGAAGGCGATCCCATCTACCAGAACACACGGAGGTTTGTATGGAGCGAAGGCAACCCCTATTATTTCAGGGGGAAGGCAGGCGAGGGGATAGGTGGCCCCCATGTAGGGTTGGGCTGGATATGGCCGATGAGTCTGATCATGCGGGGGATCACCTCGATGGAAAAAGAAGAAGTGGCATACAGCCTGCAGAGCCTGCGCGACACGGATGCAGGGACGGGCTTCATCCATGAATCCTTTTGGAAGGACGATGCGAGGAAATACACGCGGAAATGGTTTGCGTGGGCCAATACGATGTTCGGGGAGTTTATCCTTACGGTTGACCACAAGTATCCCGAGCTGCTGAAAAGAAGTTATTAA